A single genomic interval of Desulfovibrio sp. JC022 harbors:
- a CDS encoding sigma-54-dependent Fis family transcriptional regulator yields MYFSKDKFFNVSRRNVLTPEMIAIWDDLGVGVAVVDAEGYCEYMNPIQRRADGFTRIHVEGQHITKLYVPHELDCIPTVECLRLSEPILKKSYLYKTTNNYLAGTVSDFFPLYNQGRKDGVIAFTLWTGSVPLGDPKRKARKSASRNNSSYYTFESLVGEDESLREVLGEARTAAKSSSHVMIWGESGTGKEVFAQAIHMESERKDKPFIAENCAAIPENLLEAILFGTSKGAYTDAPDKPGLFEEADGGTLLLDELNSMPLGLQAKLLRVLQEKRVRRLGSQKEIPVDVRVVSILNEAPLNAVSQGILRSDLFYRLAVVGLAVPPLRERKKDISVLARTFIERSEQKSGLGLIGVEPDVVQMFFDYDWPGNVRELLHVIEGSMALLGDSSSISRENLPRHFREASESSFISPVFAPTPTPAPQADDSLLGKNFFDYSLVRRNGVVPLKSCVQKYETECIRNVLRLTGGNVAKAARIMQITGAGLRYKIQQLGIEDDY; encoded by the coding sequence ATGTATTTTAGCAAGGACAAGTTTTTTAATGTCAGTCGTCGTAATGTGCTGACTCCCGAAATGATTGCCATCTGGGATGATCTGGGGGTGGGCGTGGCTGTGGTGGATGCTGAAGGATACTGCGAGTATATGAATCCCATCCAGCGCAGGGCGGACGGTTTTACCCGTATTCACGTTGAAGGCCAGCATATCACCAAGCTGTATGTGCCCCACGAGCTGGACTGTATTCCCACTGTAGAATGTCTGCGTTTGAGCGAGCCTATCCTCAAGAAAAGCTATCTTTACAAGACGACTAATAATTATCTTGCCGGGACTGTTTCCGATTTTTTCCCGCTTTACAATCAAGGGCGCAAGGACGGGGTTATCGCTTTTACTCTCTGGACCGGATCGGTGCCTTTGGGTGATCCCAAGAGAAAGGCCCGTAAATCAGCTTCCCGCAACAATTCTTCCTACTACACCTTTGAATCCCTTGTGGGGGAGGATGAATCCCTGCGCGAGGTGCTGGGTGAAGCCCGCACTGCCGCTAAATCTTCATCGCACGTCATGATCTGGGGGGAGAGCGGAACAGGTAAGGAGGTCTTTGCACAGGCCATTCACATGGAAAGCGAGCGCAAGGATAAACCTTTCATTGCCGAGAACTGTGCGGCCATCCCGGAGAATCTGCTGGAAGCCATACTTTTCGGTACTTCCAAAGGAGCCTACACCGATGCCCCGGACAAGCCCGGCCTGTTCGAAGAGGCTGATGGCGGTACCCTGCTGCTGGATGAACTTAATTCCATGCCTCTGGGCTTGCAGGCCAAGTTACTGCGTGTGTTGCAGGAAAAGCGGGTTCGCCGTCTCGGTTCGCAAAAAGAAATTCCTGTGGATGTGCGGGTGGTCAGCATTCTTAACGAAGCTCCTCTCAATGCCGTGAGTCAAGGCATCCTGCGTAGCGACCTTTTTTATCGTCTTGCCGTGGTCGGTTTGGCTGTTCCACCTTTGCGTGAACGAAAGAAGGATATCTCGGTGCTGGCCCGGACTTTTATTGAACGCTCGGAGCAGAAAAGCGGGCTTGGTCTGATCGGGGTTGAACCGGATGTTGTGCAGATGTTTTTTGATTACGACTGGCCTGGAAACGTGCGTGAGCTTCTGCACGTAATTGAGGGCAGCATGGCCCTTCTTGGGGATAGTTCTTCAATCAGCAGGGAAAATTTGCCCCGGCATTTCAGGGAAGCCAGCGAGAGCAGTTTTATCTCGCCTGTTTTCGCGCCTACTCCTACACCCGCGCCGCAAGCGGATGACTCTTTGCTCGGGAAAAACTTTTTTGATTACAGTCTGGTGCGGCGCAATGGTGTGGTGCCGCTTAAAAGTTGCGTGCAGAAGTATGAAACCGAATGTATCCGCAATGTGTTGCGTCTTACCGGAGGCAACGTCGCCAAGGCCGCCCGCATTATGCAGATTACCGGGGCTGGGCTGCGCTATAAGATTCAGCAGCTTGGAATCGAGGACGATTATTAA
- a CDS encoding C-GCAxxG-C-C family protein: MKCSLTQKLICESTGREAKELYGSDAMCCSEAVLWTINREFSGGLNKNLTIALSKGFCGGIGDAGCVCGALSGAVMGLSLILEKGPLPADEDQVRKLSKELHDRFLAKHGAVCCRTLSRDRDHEAESKGICLDYVESAAAICTRLLLNPETVEQQKKQGSTPFIKESTAAHTALI; this comes from the coding sequence ATGAAATGTTCACTTACCCAAAAGCTGATCTGCGAATCCACCGGGCGCGAGGCTAAGGAACTGTACGGCAGCGATGCCATGTGCTGTTCGGAGGCCGTGCTCTGGACCATCAATCGCGAATTCAGCGGAGGACTGAATAAAAACTTAACGATTGCGCTTAGCAAAGGTTTCTGCGGCGGCATAGGTGACGCGGGCTGTGTCTGCGGTGCCCTGTCCGGCGCGGTAATGGGTTTGTCCCTGATCCTCGAAAAAGGCCCACTCCCCGCTGACGAGGATCAGGTGCGCAAACTTTCAAAAGAGCTGCATGACCGCTTTCTGGCAAAACACGGAGCAGTCTGCTGCCGGACCTTGAGCCGGGACCGCGACCACGAAGCCGAATCAAAAGGCATCTGCCTTGATTACGTAGAGTCCGCAGCAGCCATCTGTACCCGCTTACTCCTTAACCCGGAAACTGTGGAGCAGCAGAAAAAACAAGGCTCCACCCCATTCATTAAAGAATCAACAGCGGCCCATACCGCTTTGATATAA
- a CDS encoding PPC domain-containing DNA-binding protein: MEPLAVRFKPGQDILLELERIAQEREIEAACVLTCVGSLTLAVLRFANQEEPTELNGHFEIVSLTGVLSCHGSHFHIAISDQEGKTTGAHLLPGSKVYTTAEIVLAVLPRHSFLRTFDPQTGYPELEIKYLTSDEE, translated from the coding sequence ATGGAACCATTAGCCGTCAGGTTCAAACCGGGGCAGGATATCCTGCTTGAACTGGAGCGAATTGCGCAGGAACGGGAAATTGAAGCAGCCTGCGTGCTGACCTGCGTGGGCAGTCTCACTCTGGCAGTGCTCCGTTTTGCCAATCAGGAAGAGCCAACTGAGCTTAACGGTCATTTTGAGATAGTTTCCCTGACCGGAGTTCTTTCCTGCCATGGTTCCCATTTTCATATCGCCATTTCGGACCAAGAAGGAAAGACCACAGGTGCGCATCTGCTCCCCGGAAGCAAAGTCTACACAACCGCTGAAATTGTGTTGGCTGTTTTGCCCCGGCATTCTTTTCTCAGAACGTTTGACCCGCAGACAGGTTATCCGGAGCTTGAAATTAAATATCTAACCAGCGACGAGGAGTGA
- a CDS encoding ECF transporter S component: MGVTEKFKKDFNTFTWVLISVAIVLNIAVGQLVSLLKLPIFLDSIGTVLVGVLAGPWAGGIAGLLTNLIWGVISSPVAAAFAPVAMVIGIVAGLCAKFGMFKNWWTAILAGLIITVFNSVVAVPIRLYMFGGITGSGADFAMAYLLALGKDLFGSVVVTVFTANVIDKVATAVLVWAIIKGLPEKASARFPRLVRA, encoded by the coding sequence ATGGGTGTAACAGAAAAGTTTAAAAAGGATTTCAATACATTTACATGGGTGCTGATTTCAGTTGCCATTGTTCTTAACATTGCGGTGGGGCAACTTGTTTCCCTGCTTAAACTGCCAATTTTTCTGGATTCCATCGGTACCGTGTTGGTCGGTGTTCTTGCCGGACCGTGGGCCGGTGGTATTGCCGGGTTGCTCACAAATCTTATCTGGGGCGTAATCTCTTCTCCTGTGGCCGCAGCCTTTGCTCCCGTAGCCATGGTTATCGGTATTGTTGCCGGATTGTGCGCAAAGTTCGGGATGTTCAAGAACTGGTGGACCGCCATTCTTGCCGGTTTGATAATCACAGTTTTTAACTCCGTGGTCGCAGTGCCCATCAGGCTGTACATGTTCGGTGGTATCACCGGAAGCGGTGCTGATTTTGCCATGGCTTATCTGCTTGCGCTCGGTAAGGATCTGTTCGGTTCGGTGGTGGTTACTGTGTTTACAGCCAATGTTATTGATAAGGTTGCCACTGCGGTGCTGGTCTGGGCTATTATCAAGGGACTCCCGGAGAAGGCTTCTGCCCGTTTTCCCCGTTTGGTCCGTGCTTAA
- a CDS encoding APC family permease, protein MAQEQLELEKSMSPAQVWALALGSIVGWGCFVLPGDMFLPQAGVMGTLIGFGVGAFLICFVAVCYSYMIKYAPVAGGAFAYAYVGFGPTAAFVCGWALVLGYIAIIGIDVAALALIFRFLFPGVFEFGPLYSIAGWQVYTGEVILMTTATLLFGWMNYRGNSFAGKLQVALAFLLTVGIVSLFTGSASLETAELGNLLPLFAEHRSELSCVLIIFAISPFLFVGFDTVPQAAEEFTFDPARARNIMIIAILCGVVLYSLVTLAVGIAIPYPEMLAKMDAMRATGGTAWATGEVAAMAFGKLGAVVLACAVMGAVCTGINGFYIATSRLLLSMARGRILPAWFGDIHPKYRTPHKALLFTMAIVLLTPFAGRSVVVWIVDMSSVGTGIGYLFSCLAARRVLLGSEGVSDRLVKQFCCIMGILASVMSIVLLLVPGSPAYISEASRWCMVTWVVMGVFFYFSSRGEWAKLPEATLRRSILGRDDIPVFFKSREPKGQPQTVSE, encoded by the coding sequence ATGGCACAAGAACAACTGGAATTAGAAAAATCAATGTCGCCCGCACAGGTGTGGGCTCTGGCGCTCGGTTCAATCGTAGGTTGGGGATGTTTTGTTCTCCCCGGTGATATGTTTCTGCCGCAAGCCGGGGTCATGGGCACCCTTATCGGCTTCGGTGTAGGCGCATTCCTTATTTGTTTTGTAGCAGTCTGCTACAGTTACATGATCAAGTACGCCCCTGTTGCTGGCGGCGCGTTTGCATATGCTTATGTCGGCTTTGGACCGACTGCGGCTTTTGTCTGCGGGTGGGCACTCGTGCTCGGGTACATAGCCATCATCGGCATCGACGTTGCCGCGCTGGCACTAATTTTCCGTTTCCTATTTCCGGGAGTCTTTGAATTCGGTCCTTTGTATTCCATTGCCGGCTGGCAGGTATACACTGGTGAGGTCATCCTGATGACTACCGCAACCCTGCTTTTCGGCTGGATGAACTATCGTGGGAACAGCTTTGCGGGTAAGTTGCAGGTTGCACTGGCTTTCCTGCTGACTGTCGGTATTGTTTCCCTGTTTACGGGATCTGCGTCGCTTGAAACAGCTGAACTGGGCAACCTGCTTCCGCTTTTCGCTGAGCACCGTTCTGAACTTTCCTGCGTACTGATTATTTTTGCCATTTCCCCCTTTCTCTTTGTCGGTTTTGATACTGTTCCGCAGGCGGCAGAGGAATTTACCTTTGATCCCGCTCGGGCGCGTAACATTATGATCATCGCCATCCTTTGCGGTGTGGTTCTTTACTCTCTGGTCACTCTGGCTGTCGGTATTGCCATTCCTTATCCTGAAATGCTGGCTAAAATGGACGCCATGCGCGCAACCGGCGGTACTGCATGGGCAACCGGTGAAGTCGCAGCCATGGCTTTCGGTAAGCTTGGTGCGGTTGTTCTGGCCTGCGCAGTCATGGGCGCGGTCTGCACCGGTATTAACGGTTTCTACATTGCTACTTCACGTCTGCTGCTGAGTATGGCTCGCGGTCGCATCCTGCCTGCATGGTTCGGTGATATTCATCCCAAGTACCGCACACCTCACAAAGCCCTTCTGTTCACCATGGCTATCGTCCTGCTTACTCCCTTTGCCGGACGTTCCGTTGTGGTTTGGATCGTGGACATGAGTTCCGTGGGTACCGGTATCGGTTACCTTTTCTCCTGCCTTGCTGCCCGCCGTGTTCTGCTCGGTTCTGAGGGCGTCTCCGACCGTCTGGTGAAGCAATTCTGCTGCATCATGGGTATTCTTGCTTCTGTTATGTCCATTGTGCTTCTGCTTGTTCCCGGTTCGCCGGCCTACATTAGTGAAGCATCCCGCTGGTGCATGGTTACCTGGGTCGTCATGGGCGTGTTCTTTTACTTCTCCAGCAGAGGTGAATGGGCTAAACTTCCTGAAGCAACCCTGCGTAGAAGCATTCTCGGCAGGGACGATATTCCGGTTTTCTTTAAAAGCCGCGAACCTAAAGGACAGCCTCAGACTGTTTCTGAATAG
- a CDS encoding sulfite exporter TauE/SafE family protein, with the protein MFDSPHTLVFLLWLIGGFVSGVSGIGGAMVAVPAAAMFIPMQELVPLACLLNVIMDGSIALMHFRHCRFPALKPLLVGSVPGAFAGLYILTFVSSTILQGAVGALLIYYVYWQLTFKVEKTHPESWSRGSAAGFGASLLGTAISFDGPPIGAYGLYVGWQPRVFLGTLGVFFVIRATFTCILQAGAGLITPTVIDYAIYGVPATLIGTLLSFPVIKHINQDLFRKLLMTVIALAGVVCLVRSFM; encoded by the coding sequence ATGTTTGATTCACCCCACACCCTTGTATTCCTGCTCTGGCTGATCGGCGGATTTGTATCCGGGGTCAGCGGTATCGGCGGGGCCATGGTCGCTGTTCCGGCAGCGGCCATGTTTATTCCCATGCAGGAACTGGTTCCCCTTGCCTGCCTGCTGAACGTCATAATGGACGGCAGTATCGCACTCATGCATTTCCGCCATTGCCGTTTTCCAGCACTCAAGCCGCTCTTGGTCGGATCAGTGCCCGGAGCCTTTGCCGGACTTTATATCCTGACCTTTGTCTCCAGCACCATCCTGCAAGGAGCCGTGGGTGCGCTGCTCATCTATTACGTATACTGGCAGCTGACCTTCAAGGTCGAAAAAACGCACCCGGAATCATGGTCGCGGGGCAGTGCCGCCGGATTCGGAGCCAGCCTGCTCGGCACAGCTATATCCTTTGACGGACCGCCCATCGGGGCCTACGGCCTTTACGTGGGCTGGCAGCCACGGGTGTTCCTCGGAACTCTCGGCGTATTTTTCGTTATCCGCGCCACCTTCACCTGCATTCTGCAAGCCGGGGCCGGACTGATCACCCCCACAGTGATCGATTACGCCATCTACGGTGTTCCGGCCACGCTCATCGGAACCCTGCTCTCTTTCCCGGTAATCAAACACATCAATCAGGACCTGTTCCGCAAACTTCTCATGACCGTAATAGCACTGGCCGGAGTAGTCTGTTTAGTACGATCTTTTATGTAA
- a CDS encoding energy-coupling factor transporter transmembrane protein EcfT, which translates to MQRADLSLFIKGESCLHSVHPLSKLTYVLLTGVTVYCAPGGYLPAAILLGVNLLLAAISGILLQVWKFSWRTLLPLALFMIPIHGFLNPDNHTLLTSYHGVGLYLEGLVFAGRVLLQLAAVLCISLIFVFTTHPADLITSLTQAGLSASFAYILGSPLLLLPAMRERAKTIQDAQRARGLGSDGGVIKRIRSMAPLISPLILGAFAEIEQRAIALELRGFNSARTKTSLRVVPDSATQRAVRKLMLLVCLLLFIYKIVPYQYVSY; encoded by the coding sequence TTGCAAAGAGCTGACCTTTCCTTGTTTATCAAGGGAGAATCGTGTCTCCATTCCGTTCACCCCCTCAGTAAGCTTACTTATGTCCTGCTGACGGGGGTGACGGTTTATTGTGCGCCCGGAGGATATCTGCCTGCCGCAATCCTGTTGGGGGTTAATCTTCTTCTGGCAGCAATCTCCGGTATTCTTTTGCAGGTCTGGAAGTTTTCATGGCGAACCCTGTTGCCCCTTGCCCTGTTTATGATTCCTATTCATGGCTTTTTGAACCCGGACAATCATACTCTTCTGACCAGTTATCACGGGGTGGGGCTGTATTTGGAAGGGCTGGTGTTTGCGGGAAGGGTGCTTCTGCAATTGGCAGCTGTTTTGTGCATTTCGCTGATTTTTGTTTTTACAACCCATCCGGCTGACCTCATTACGTCTTTGACTCAGGCCGGACTTTCTGCTTCTTTTGCCTATATTTTGGGTAGCCCTCTGCTGCTTCTTCCGGCCATGCGGGAAAGAGCTAAAACCATTCAGGATGCGCAACGGGCCAGGGGACTTGGCTCGGACGGCGGGGTCATAAAAAGGATTCGTTCCATGGCTCCACTCATTTCCCCTTTGATACTTGGAGCTTTTGCAGAAATTGAGCAGCGGGCTATTGCTCTGGAATTACGTGGATTCAATTCTGCCCGTACCAAAACTTCCTTGCGGGTTGTACCGGACAGCGCAACACAGCGCGCAGTCCGTAAGCTGATGCTCTTGGTCTGCCTCCTGCTTTTTATCTATAAAATAGTACCTTACCAATATGTCTCTTATTGA
- a CDS encoding DUF4125 family protein: MAEEKRTQLIEQIIGLELDMFLAVKNRGGTSLCQERPDSFRIMRYMTHSVLPEEYLESYLADLEKSASDKRNLMTEKYALMEGLIPVQSNSPAISEIVHMESEWRKEVAAQFPRSVQPDGHQSFCLYLGSELQTYSPKTLDIYLAYARKTQQECGNLVRERYEILMRKLGYKSLAHCEESLTNSTK; this comes from the coding sequence ATGGCCGAAGAAAAACGCACACAATTAATTGAACAGATTATCGGATTGGAACTGGATATGTTCCTTGCAGTCAAGAACCGCGGTGGAACCTCTCTTTGTCAGGAACGCCCGGACTCTTTCCGCATCATGCGGTACATGACCCATTCCGTCCTACCGGAAGAATACCTTGAATCCTACCTCGCCGATCTAGAGAAATCTGCCAGCGACAAGCGCAATCTCATGACCGAAAAATACGCACTCATGGAAGGACTCATCCCGGTGCAGAGCAATTCCCCGGCCATCAGCGAAATAGTGCACATGGAAAGCGAATGGCGCAAAGAAGTTGCCGCCCAATTTCCGCGTTCAGTACAGCCTGACGGACACCAGTCTTTCTGTCTCTATCTCGGAAGTGAACTACAAACCTATTCCCCAAAAACCTTGGACATTTACCTTGCCTACGCCCGCAAAACGCAGCAGGAATGCGGCAATCTGGTGCGCGAAAGATACGAAATACTCATGCGCAAGCTGGGCTACAAATCCCTCGCCCATTGCGAAGAATCACTAACCAACTCCACAAAGTAG
- a CDS encoding glycyl-radical enzyme activating protein, with protein MSQGMIYNIQRMSLHDGPGLRTTVFLKGCPLTCLWCSNPESQQIKPQLMCFTELCTACGTCSEVCSSDAVIEIDGKFGCDTEKCTNCGACTEKCAGKAREISGKTMTVEEVMKEVRKDSLFYDNSGGGVTFGGGEPTSGGQFFLDMVEAAVNEGYHVTVDTCGYCPEERFDKTIKLADLFLFDCKHMDPEEHKKLTGVDNAIILRNLSAALSSDKEVRVRMPLMPGMNDSEENIAAMAEFLKEHGREKVEVMPCHAFGRNKYAALGWEYKMDREYTPEQLDVVFKHFADHGLKTEII; from the coding sequence ATGTCACAAGGCATGATTTATAATATTCAGCGTATGTCGCTTCATGACGGACCGGGACTGCGTACAACCGTATTTTTGAAAGGCTGCCCGCTGACCTGTCTGTGGTGCAGCAACCCGGAATCGCAGCAGATTAAACCGCAGCTGATGTGCTTTACTGAGCTGTGCACCGCATGCGGAACCTGCTCCGAAGTCTGTTCCAGCGATGCCGTTATCGAGATCGACGGCAAATTCGGGTGCGATACCGAAAAATGTACCAACTGCGGTGCATGTACTGAAAAATGCGCAGGCAAGGCACGTGAAATTTCCGGCAAAACCATGACCGTTGAGGAAGTGATGAAAGAAGTCCGCAAGGACTCGCTTTTCTACGACAACTCCGGCGGCGGTGTCACTTTCGGCGGCGGCGAACCGACATCCGGCGGGCAATTCTTTCTTGATATGGTCGAAGCTGCGGTAAATGAAGGTTACCACGTAACCGTAGATACCTGCGGCTACTGCCCGGAAGAACGTTTCGACAAAACTATCAAGCTTGCTGATCTGTTCCTGTTCGACTGTAAGCACATGGACCCGGAAGAGCATAAAAAGCTGACCGGGGTGGATAACGCAATCATCCTACGCAACCTGAGCGCGGCCCTTTCATCTGATAAAGAAGTGCGGGTACGCATGCCGCTCATGCCCGGCATGAACGATTCCGAAGAAAACATCGCCGCCATGGCTGAATTCCTGAAAGAGCATGGACGCGAGAAAGTAGAAGTAATGCCCTGCCATGCCTTTGGGCGCAACAAGTACGCCGCGCTGGGCTGGGAATATAAAATGGACCGGGAATACACCCCGGAACAGTTGGATGTGGTTTTCAAACACTTTGCCGACCACGGCTTGAAAACCGAGATCATCTAA
- a CDS encoding glycyl radical protein — protein MNTTLSAKEETQTAQGYGINWDTAEDRAKELKDFLMNAPQVMDPERLKFLNEVYEKHQGEPVVYIRAKVLERVLTQKKIFLDGNPIVGTLTGVRAGVYAYPEWNVSWIKEEMQMAKMASLGEMKIPAETQELLERTYKLWKGRTCIDQNNKMYKEKFGESAKKYAKAGMYYENVSVASGSGIADYGMVLNKGLRHLIDDVRTRLTECPNTLANRDKIDLYRSMLITFDAVIKHSHRYADLAEQTAAEESDPKVKAELLEIAEVCRRVPEHPARNFREAIQSFWFTHLCVATEQMACAVSPGRYGQYMYPFFKKDIDEGNLTREQVLTMLKFQWIRHLELGEYQGNSYALTLSGHTGQSMTIGGVDANGDDASTELEELMLETQVQMKSIQPTLTLLYHPKLKDSYMQKVVECVRGGSGQPQILNNNAVIQRTLARFAQYPDGITLEDARNCGNYGCVSTGVCGKGSFITQEDQPCLAKVVELVLNNGKCPVTKKKVGAETGDPTTFETFDDLYEAVKGQLDNLFRISRAHSDLSQMARLQVVPSVFRSAMYDGCIEKGMCEEAGGTRYPQVNPIMTAGIDAANSILAIKHLVFDTKAVTMEELLEALKANFEGYEELRQMCYDAPKHGNDVEEVQSIVKRFYRDVDEIHHSQGPDCFGQRTPLDAYSLSYHNYFGGLMGALPNGRKAGVALTDGSVSAMPGTDKEGITALIKSGAEAIDTVRYGANHFNVKFSPSVLEGPQGAKTLISLIKTYCDFGGSHIQFNCVSSDTLKDAQQNPQDYSDLIVRVAGFSAYFTRLDCGVQNEIIKRTEYDAGRC, from the coding sequence ATGAATACAACCCTGTCTGCAAAAGAAGAGACCCAGACTGCCCAAGGTTACGGCATTAACTGGGATACAGCTGAAGACCGCGCCAAGGAACTCAAAGATTTTCTCATGAACGCTCCGCAGGTCATGGACCCTGAGCGTCTCAAGTTCCTGAACGAAGTTTATGAAAAACATCAGGGTGAACCTGTAGTATATATCCGCGCTAAAGTTCTGGAACGCGTCCTGACCCAGAAGAAAATTTTTCTCGACGGCAACCCCATCGTAGGTACCCTTACAGGTGTCCGCGCCGGTGTATACGCCTACCCAGAATGGAACGTATCCTGGATCAAAGAAGAAATGCAGATGGCCAAAATGGCCTCCCTCGGCGAGATGAAAATCCCCGCCGAAACTCAGGAACTTCTGGAAAGGACCTACAAACTCTGGAAAGGCCGCACCTGCATCGACCAGAACAACAAAATGTACAAAGAAAAGTTCGGTGAAAGTGCCAAGAAGTACGCCAAAGCCGGCATGTACTACGAGAACGTTTCCGTTGCTTCCGGTTCCGGTATCGCCGACTACGGCATGGTGCTGAACAAAGGTCTGCGCCACCTCATTGATGACGTAAGAACCCGTCTTACCGAGTGCCCCAACACCCTTGCAAACAGAGACAAAATCGATCTCTACCGCTCCATGCTGATCACCTTTGACGCAGTAATCAAGCACTCCCACCGTTACGCTGACCTTGCAGAGCAGACCGCAGCAGAAGAGTCCGATCCCAAAGTAAAAGCAGAACTGCTGGAAATCGCAGAAGTCTGCCGACGCGTGCCCGAACATCCGGCCCGCAACTTCCGTGAAGCGATCCAGTCCTTCTGGTTCACCCACCTCTGCGTGGCTACCGAACAGATGGCCTGCGCTGTCTCCCCCGGACGTTACGGCCAGTACATGTACCCCTTCTTCAAAAAAGACATTGATGAAGGCAACCTGACCCGCGAGCAGGTCCTGACCATGCTCAAGTTCCAGTGGATTCGCCACCTCGAACTTGGTGAATATCAGGGTAACTCCTACGCGCTGACCCTTTCCGGCCACACCGGACAGTCCATGACCATCGGCGGTGTGGATGCAAACGGCGATGATGCTTCCACCGAACTGGAAGAGCTCATGCTCGAAACTCAGGTTCAGATGAAGAGCATCCAGCCCACCCTGACCCTGCTTTATCATCCGAAGCTCAAAGACTCCTACATGCAGAAAGTTGTTGAATGCGTGCGCGGCGGCTCAGGCCAGCCCCAGATTCTGAACAACAACGCTGTTATCCAGCGGACCCTCGCCCGTTTTGCGCAGTACCCCGACGGCATTACCCTTGAAGATGCCCGTAACTGCGGTAACTACGGCTGCGTATCCACCGGTGTCTGCGGCAAAGGCAGCTTCATCACTCAGGAAGACCAGCCCTGCCTCGCAAAAGTTGTGGAACTGGTCCTCAACAACGGCAAATGCCCGGTAACCAAGAAAAAGGTCGGCGCGGAAACCGGTGACCCCACCACTTTTGAAACTTTTGATGACCTCTACGAAGCAGTAAAGGGCCAGCTGGACAATCTGTTCCGCATCTCCCGCGCCCACTCCGACCTCAGCCAGATGGCACGTCTTCAGGTTGTACCGAGCGTATTCCGCTCCGCCATGTACGACGGCTGCATTGAAAAAGGCATGTGCGAAGAAGCAGGCGGAACCCGCTACCCGCAGGTCAACCCGATCATGACCGCAGGTATCGATGCTGCCAACTCCATTCTGGCTATCAAGCACCTTGTCTTCGATACCAAAGCAGTCACCATGGAAGAGCTGCTTGAAGCACTCAAAGCCAACTTCGAAGGTTACGAAGAACTCCGCCAGATGTGTTACGACGCTCCCAAACACGGTAACGATGTAGAAGAAGTTCAGTCCATCGTTAAACGTTTCTACCGTGATGTGGATGAAATCCACCACTCTCAGGGACCGGACTGCTTCGGACAGCGCACCCCGCTTGATGCTTACTCCCTGTCCTACCACAACTACTTCGGCGGACTCATGGGCGCATTGCCTAACGGCCGCAAAGCTGGCGTGGCCCTCACCGACGGTAGTGTTTCCGCAATGCCCGGTACTGATAAGGAAGGTATCACCGCGCTGATCAAGTCCGGTGCAGAAGCAATCGACACCGTCCGTTACGGCGCGAACCACTTCAACGTGAAGTTCTCACCCTCCGTACTGGAAGGCCCTCAGGGCGCAAAAACCCTGATCTCCCTGATCAAGACCTACTGCGATTTCGGCGGCTCCCACATCCAGTTCAACTGCGTAAGCTCCGACACTCTCAAAGATGCGCAGCAGAACCCGCAGGATTACTCCGATCTCATCGTCCGTGTTGCAGGTTTCAGTGCCTACTTCACCCGCCTCGATTGCGGCGTGCAGAACGAAATCATCAAACGTACCGAATACGACGCAGGTCGTTGTTAA